Within the Accipiter gentilis chromosome 12, bAccGen1.1, whole genome shotgun sequence genome, the region aatatagctGAAGAATTAAACACTGTATTTTCTCAATTTATAAACGAAGCAACAAACCTGACAGTGAAGTTATTCTATGGGTGGTGGGGTTGTGTGCTcatatgtgactttttttttcttcttttttttttttttttttttgtttttaaactggatCTGCTACACAAGTCACAAAAGACGACTTTAAAAATCCCAGCACAAGTTTCCTTATGTAGAAGCAGACACTAGACTTGGCACGCACCTTTGAGAACAGGATGTTGATTACACCACTTGGTTTCTTTATTAGCTATTCAACCAGTCTGAAACTGTCACATAGTTCAATTAGGCCATTACTGCTTAAAAGTTAACAAGATGTGTTTAATTATCTACCAAGTTACACCACACTTGTAAGGAATAACATACAAATCTTACCGCAGTCCATGTTGCATGTTACGTTTTCTTTTGTTACTCTTTATTTTCACATCTGataacttctgtttttttcttgccGTGTCCTGTACAGAAAAGCTGTCAGAATCCATTTGAGACTCAGTGTCCTCAGGGTTTGAGCAAACACCTTTACTGGCTCTGTAATGCATCTTTTTGAGCATCTTCCCTGAAGACTTAGCTGACAATTGTTTCTTTTCAGCATTCTTCACACTGTCTATGAGATGCTGTAGTGCTTTTACAGGAGTCTTGTTATTTGCACCACAAAGTGAATCCAATGTGTGCAATGCATTTTCAGGTGTTTCAAACTTAGCCAACTCGTGAATCACAGAAGTCTGTAATTTCTGATGCAGAGGCGAGGTAAACACTTCATTCAATTTTACGGGCTCTCGTTCAAGCTCTTCTTCATCAGGTTCACTGTCAGAACTCCCCTCTCTTTGTAACTGAGgctttttattactacttttctTGTCAGATTTTTTAAGCTTCTTCCTCGGACTTTCTGCCAGTCTCTTAGATATTTCTGGAAGCTTCTGCTTAGCAGTTTGTTTCTTGTGAACTAATCGCTGAGAAGCTTTTGAAGCCGACTGCACATCTTTGGAAGACTTGAGATTCTTTTTTGGAGACAGAGTCCACTCTTGCTGATGCCCAGCTGAGGGCATAGGCAAATCATCACTTGGCATCACCCTTGTTTTATGTTGTTCTGCATCAGATGCTTCTGTTTCCAATCTAGACCATGACAACACCAGTTCTTTGCCTTCTGGTTTCCCGGACGTGTCCTTTTTCTGGTTTGAAGAGCCTTGCCTAAGTGCATGCTTTTTAGCCTTTCCTGTCAATACACAAAACACTTAGATATTAATATCTTTTCTCATTAAACCTGAAGATATATGTTGacatctgaaaatataaaaataaaccaaggaatcaagaaaaaaaaaaaaagtagcacaaaaccagatttttcccTGATGGTTAAAAGAAGGCTTTCTCTGATCTGTAGTATACgaaaaaattcaaaacagaattttTGGTGTACTTCCAGTATttcctagcagaaaaaaaaaaaggcagaaatgttaCATTCAATCTGCTTTCCAGTTTTCAGTGCTACCTGCTACAAAACTCTTCTCAAATAATTCCTAAAAACTGATCCCCTCCAGTTCAAAGCACACACCTTAACCTCCTTTCTACAGAGAGGGGCAAACACTTGTGGGTACCTACCTTCTTTGCTCATAAGAAAAGGCAACACTGCtaacttaatttttaatgtcctaacaggaagggctggggggaggggagggggaagtgaaGACACTGTCCCAAACTGCCTTATATACACCCAAACCTAACTGTGCAACTGAAACATCAATTAGGAATCCATTAATGTCTCTCATGTACATTATCCATATTTCCCaataaaccaccacaaaaaaattcAGTAATATGACCTGGAAGGAGAAGTCTGAACACCTATTAAATAACTTACCCATATGAGTACTCTTTTGCCTTTGAGACTTAAGGACCTTTCCTTCACTGTTAGAGACTGGATCTGTTCCTGATGTTCCTTTGAAGTCATGTACTCTGACATCCAAATCATCCATTTTCTGTGTAGTAAGTGCTTCAAGCTGTACTTTTCTGTTCTTGCCTTTCTTACtctctgtcttctccttttcagaaGACTGAGATTTAGAAACAGGAATTGCAGAGCCAtctttttttgattgtttgttctTATGGGGTATTGAAAAAGAACTAAAAGGTACACCATCTGATTCATCAATTAAGAATTCACattcattttctatttctataTCTTGATCTTTCACAGGAAGAGGTAACAGCGGTGACATTGAAGCTGAACACCTAAAGAAAGGAGGGACAAAGTATTCACatcgtttggggggggggcgggggggcggaatTGACTTTCAATCTTGCAAATCTAGTGGTGACTCCAGAATACCTAAACACACTAGAGGACATTCCTCAGAACAATTATTACAAAGTTCATAATTCTTTGCCCTTTAGCTTCCAAAAATAGGACAAGGCCTGCTTCTCCTTGCTTTGGCCTCATATTCATACCTCATTATTTCTCAGATGCTGGATAGTCATCTTCCTGGTTAAATACCAGTCAGCTCCATATTAGCTCTGAAAAAGACTGCTTGATCACTGCTAACTTCAGAATCACATAAGGTTTTCCTAAATCTTCCAACTTACCTATCAAAACATGTCAGCCTCAATCTGAAACACTACTCAACAGCTACATACTATTTTACTGgcagacaaaagcagcagcactgttaaATCCTAACAGCACAAAACTTTGAAACAACTATTCAAAGCCCTTCTCAAGTGGCATTTTTCAGTAATGTTGGACTATCCCAAAATATTCTCCCAGACCATCATTATAGGTAAAAGAATGTTGCTCCAATACTTAGGACTGGGTTATTTTACTAGCAAATTATGTTCCACATTAAGCCTCAAAACAAACCTTTTACCAAACATTCCTGTTGCTACAGCTGCTAAGACGACCGAAGAGAGAGACTTCTCTTTCCGTACAGAAGACGTAGCAATATGTACTGTTCCTTGCACAGGAACAATCTGCTCATCTCTCCCAGTCTGAGGTCCTTCCAAATTTTCAACTTCCATGTGGCTCTTCGCTGCAGCAGGATTATTTTGGTCATCAAAATGTAATCTGTGTATAAGAAACAGCATTCAAATATGATGCTTTAAATCCTGAGTGCACATTAAAGTATCATGTGGATGGACAGATGCTCTCATTTTCTCCTGCTGACAGTGTCTCACTTCTTATGAATGAGCTTCCATTTGGTAATTTGCTGGAATGCAGGTTAGCGGTACTACCTCCCAGCACAGTAGCAAGTGTCCAAATCAATGAGGCAACATGGGGTCATCTTACGATGCTTGATCAAAGTAAGGACTGCTCAGCAAGACAAATTCCTAACTTACGATGCTTGATCAAAGTAAGGACTGCTCAGCAAGACAAATTCCTAATTTTAGGAGAATGAGCTTCAgaaatgtattggctttgtgtggcaaggtttttgtagcaGGGGGACTAgaggagtggcttctgtaagaagctgctggaagcttcccctgtgttcaagagagccaatgccagccggctctaagacggacctgctggtGGCCAAGGcagagccaatcagtgacagtggtaacacctctgtgataacgtttttaagaagggaaaaaaagttgggacagacaggaaatggcagccggagagaggagtgagaacatgtaagagaaacaaccctgcagacaccaaggtcagtgaagaaggagggggaggaggtgctccaggcaccagagcagagattcccctgtggcccgtggtgaagaccatggtgaggcaggctgtccccctgcagcccagggaggtccacggtggagcagatctccacctgcagcccggggaggaccccacgccagagcaggtgggtgcccaaaggaggctgtgaccccgtgggaagcccacgctgcagcaggctcctggcaggacctgtgggatctgtggagagaggagcccacggagcaggttttctggcaggacttgtgaccccgtgggggacccacactggagcagtgtgctcctgaaggactacacgccatggaaaggacccatgctgaagcagttcgtgaagaactgcagcccgtgggaaggacccatgttggagaagtttgtggaggaccgtctcctgtggaagggaccccacgctggaacaggggaagagtgtgaggagtcctgctcctgaggaggatgaagcagcagaaaataacatgtgatgaactgaccgtaaaccccatccctgttcccctgtgctgctgggggggcttggtagagaatctgggagtgaagttgtgcctgggaagaagggagaggtggggggaaggtgttttaagatttggctttatttctcattaccctactctggttgatttgtaataaattgagttaattttccccaagctgagtctgttttgcccgtgatggtaattggtgagtgatctctcctgtccttatctcgacccacaagctctttgttatattttctctcccctgtccagttgaggagggggagtgatagaacagctttggtgggcacctggcatccagccagggttaacccaccacaagaaATTGTCAGGCTTCCCAGACCTTAGGTGCACTCTCTTCCCAATCTCACTCCATCAACGGGAGTCAGTGGGATCAGTGTCAGTCCCCCTCTATGATCTACCCCCAAGATTCGGTCCTCCAGGAAAGAACTGTGGCTGGGACCACTGGCCACTATTACACCTGGGCTTCAAGTTTTCCAAAGAGCAGATAATGATCACAACTGAAGTTGTTCTACTCTGTATAAAACATTTGTATATTCAGAGCAAGAGGAACAATGACTGCTCATCTCTGCTTTAACAAATTTTTTGTTAACTTTTAAGGTCAACACTGTCAATAGGATTCACTGAATAAGTCTAGACTGAGAAGCTGATAATTTAGagcactttcctgaaaaaaagtagGTCAAATCTATTCTAATAGGCTTCCTGCACTCGTGTACTGCACGTTTGGGAATCAACCCTTATCaccagaatcatagaatgaatcatagaatggtttgcattggaagggaccttaaagatcatctagttccaacccccctgctatgggcagggacaccagggatggggcatccacaacctctgtgcgcaacctgttccagtgtctcaccacccttgcggtgaagaacttcttccttatacctagtctgaatataccttctttcagtttaaagccattaccccttgtcctatcactacatgcccttgtaaaaagtccctccctggctttcttgtaggccccttttagTTACTGGAAGGCTACCACAAGGTCTcaccagagccttctcttctccaagctgaacattctatcagggctttagctttcctaacctgatctctggctgctcggacaatttctctgtattcctcccaggctacctgtccttgcttccaccctctatAGGCTTCCCCTTTGtgtgagtttgtccaggagctccttgttcatccatgcaggcctcctggcgtttttgcctgacttcctctttgttggaatgcattgctcctgagcttggaggag harbors:
- the CENPC gene encoding centromere protein C isoform X1, encoding MARPGPAAAVFSASSRRLGMAEALNHFKKDYRARFCHGGRNKIDVQPGQNVLTVIQDCFESCSSDLEISSPNATCCSTPIVKNEKRTSIQSQRPKARLTNSVKRACNSAESLPASPLKPVSSKGWSHESPLKPAIHDHIADSEKPNSPVSERETNNMLKDAEALCKSPAASLDSEDDYGAIGSPLLLEEAKRSVRILHFDDQNNPAAAKSHMEVENLEGPQTGRDEQIVPVQGTVHIATSSVRKEKSLSSVVLAAVATGMFGKRCSASMSPLLPLPVKDQDIEIENECEFLIDESDGVPFSSFSIPHKNKQSKKDGSAIPVSKSQSSEKEKTESKKGKNRKVQLEALTTQKMDDLDVRVHDFKGTSGTDPVSNSEGKVLKSQRQKSTHMGKAKKHALRQGSSNQKKDTSGKPEGKELVLSWSRLETEASDAEQHKTRVMPSDDLPMPSAGHQQEWTLSPKKNLKSSKDVQSASKASQRLVHKKQTAKQKLPEISKRLAESPRKKLKKSDKKSSNKKPQLQREGSSDSEPDEEELEREPVKLNEVFTSPLHQKLQTSVIHELAKFETPENALHTLDSLCGANNKTPVKALQHLIDSVKNAEKKQLSAKSSGKMLKKMHYRASKGVCSNPEDTESQMDSDSFSVQDTARKKQKLSDVKIKSNKRKRNMQHGLRDYVAPEKATSCESGPALEHGDRSASRVKSWEQDTTSSGNSEDLNYQVKNLLSDSIARRKIVMPSNTPNVRRTKRIRLRPLEYWRGERVNYTMRPSGTLVISGIVCPEAEPCRKVERRKGNHKKRRDETRTEIPANLVDTLADTSKPTIVVDPVTNGEVLLECVNTESSNSCFFKDESIEIYKNLNTSYFATGRLILKPFKEKGHQFVYMDTIAFHVIRGKIIVTLHKTSYYLTTGDFFYVPAGNGYNIRNLLNEESVLVFTQLKKDNFYRKVC
- the CENPC gene encoding centromere protein C isoform X2, with the translated sequence MARPGPAAAVFSASSRRLGMAEALNHFKKDYRARFCHGGRNKIDVQPGQNVLTVIQDCFESCSSDLEISSPNATCCSTPIVKNEKRTSIQSQRPKARLTNSVKRACNSAESLPASPLKPVSSKGWSHESPLKPAIHDHIADSEKPNSPVSERETNNMLKDAEALCKSPAASLDSEDDYGAIGSPLLLEEAKRLHFDDQNNPAAAKSHMEVENLEGPQTGRDEQIVPVQGTVHIATSSVRKEKSLSSVVLAAVATGMFGKRCSASMSPLLPLPVKDQDIEIENECEFLIDESDGVPFSSFSIPHKNKQSKKDGSAIPVSKSQSSEKEKTESKKGKNRKVQLEALTTQKMDDLDVRVHDFKGTSGTDPVSNSEGKVLKSQRQKSTHMGKAKKHALRQGSSNQKKDTSGKPEGKELVLSWSRLETEASDAEQHKTRVMPSDDLPMPSAGHQQEWTLSPKKNLKSSKDVQSASKASQRLVHKKQTAKQKLPEISKRLAESPRKKLKKSDKKSSNKKPQLQREGSSDSEPDEEELEREPVKLNEVFTSPLHQKLQTSVIHELAKFETPENALHTLDSLCGANNKTPVKALQHLIDSVKNAEKKQLSAKSSGKMLKKMHYRASKGVCSNPEDTESQMDSDSFSVQDTARKKQKLSDVKIKSNKRKRNMQHGLRDYVAPEKATSCESGPALEHGDRSASRVKSWEQDTTSSGNSEDLNYQVKNLLSDSIARRKIVMPSNTPNVRRTKRIRLRPLEYWRGERVNYTMRPSGTLVISGIVCPEAEPCRKVERRKGNHKKRRDETRTEIPANLVDTLADTSKPTIVVDPVTNGEVLLECVNTESSNSCFFKDESIEIYKNLNTSYFATGRLILKPFKEKGHQFVYMDTIAFHVIRGKIIVTLHKTSYYLTTGDFFYVPAGNGYNIRNLLNEESVLVFTQLKKDNFYRKVC